The following proteins are encoded in a genomic region of Gemmatimonadota bacterium:
- a CDS encoding Rne/Rng family ribonuclease: MKTEIIINVASHESRIAILEDGKLAEILVERAERERMVGDIYQGVVTAVLPGLQAAFVDIGQEKAAFLHVSDMPGSPGSMVELDSEVLEDIRDQSNGQSKFSIDELVSRGQEVIVQIKKESINTKGPRISAVPSLAGRFMVLVPDGDKVGVSRKITNWREKRRLRDLAGNIKPEGFGLIVRTEANGKGDRELGRDLKQLLTTWKRLQKQGKKSSGPQLLHKEVGMTSGLIRDLFTEDVHRLVVDSKREYKQIQAYLKGVSPELRRTVEYYGDTRPIFDAFGIEAEIEKLSERRVWFKGGGYLVIDPTEALVAIDVNSGRSVGKGRARQDETVLKTNLEAAREVARQLRLRDMGGLVVVDFIDMDHARDRKRVEDEMRQAIRRDRSKIRYSRITAFGLMEMTRQRVRPSLMSTYSTPCPQCHGTGHIPSQETVLSRIERWLKRSRAAALERRLTVQVHPTLGFYLLENRRERLKAIRKSTRVWLDVESAPDLSEEDYRIFSRKRKIDVTNEVQT, translated from the coding sequence ATGAAAACCGAAATTATCATTAATGTCGCTTCACACGAGTCGCGAATTGCCATTCTCGAAGATGGGAAACTCGCGGAAATTCTCGTTGAGCGCGCTGAAAGAGAACGCATGGTTGGCGATATTTATCAGGGTGTTGTCACGGCGGTTTTGCCCGGCTTGCAGGCCGCCTTTGTCGATATTGGGCAGGAAAAAGCAGCCTTTTTACACGTCTCAGATATGCCTGGCTCGCCCGGCTCAATGGTCGAGCTCGACTCGGAAGTCCTCGAAGACATTCGGGATCAGAGCAATGGTCAGAGCAAGTTCAGTATTGATGAGCTTGTGTCCAGGGGCCAGGAGGTCATTGTACAGATTAAAAAAGAGTCTATTAACACAAAAGGACCGCGCATTTCTGCTGTGCCATCGCTTGCCGGTCGGTTTATGGTGCTTGTGCCCGATGGCGATAAAGTCGGCGTGTCGCGCAAGATTACCAATTGGCGTGAAAAACGGCGCCTTCGAGATCTCGCGGGCAATATCAAGCCCGAGGGCTTTGGCCTTATTGTGCGTACCGAAGCCAATGGCAAAGGCGATCGGGAACTCGGGCGCGACCTCAAGCAGCTTTTGACCACCTGGAAACGGCTTCAAAAACAGGGAAAGAAGAGTAGCGGGCCCCAGTTGCTTCACAAGGAAGTGGGTATGACGTCTGGCCTTATCCGCGATTTGTTTACGGAGGATGTTCACCGCCTTGTCGTCGATTCGAAGCGCGAATACAAGCAAATTCAGGCATATCTCAAAGGGGTTTCGCCCGAGTTGCGCCGAACCGTGGAATACTACGGCGATACGCGACCGATTTTCGACGCTTTTGGCATTGAGGCTGAAATTGAAAAACTCTCCGAACGAAGGGTCTGGTTCAAAGGCGGTGGTTATCTGGTTATTGATCCGACCGAAGCGCTGGTTGCCATTGATGTCAACAGTGGGCGCAGCGTGGGTAAAGGACGCGCCAGGCAAGATGAGACCGTGTTGAAGACCAATTTGGAGGCTGCCCGAGAAGTTGCCCGACAACTCCGTTTGCGCGATATGGGCGGACTGGTGGTTGTCGATTTTATCGATATGGACCATGCGCGAGATCGCAAGCGCGTGGAAGATGAAATGCGTCAGGCTATTCGCCGCGACCGGTCCAAAATCCGGTATTCACGGATTACAGCGTTTGGGCTGATGGAGATGACCCGCCAGCGGGTGCGTCCCAGTTTGATGTCCACTTATTCTACGCCCTGTCCGCAATGCCATGGTACCGGGCATATTCCGAGTCAGGAGACCGTGTTGTCGCGTATCGAACGCTGGCTCAAACGCTCTCGCGCAGCTGCGCTCGAAAGACGGCTCACTGTGCAGGTTCATCCCACGCTCGGGTTCTATTTGCTCGAAAATCGCAGGGAACGCCTCAAAGCCATTCGCAAATCCACCCGGGTTTGGCTCGATGTCGAGTCGGCTCCGGATTTGAGTGAGGAAGATTATCGCATTTTTTCCAGAAAGCGGAAGATTGATGTGACAAATGAAGTTCAAACTTGA
- the moaC gene encoding cyclic pyranopterin monophosphate synthase MoaC, producing the protein MAKLTHIDEQGSVKMVDVTDKDVTDREAIASGKIEMRPETLQLITGGNIPKGNVLETARIAGIMAAKRTSDLIPMCHPLGITGVELNFETENASIIVRATVRVPDRTGVEMEALTAVSVALLTIYDMCKAVDRNMVIGEICLLQKSGGRSGTYVRKA; encoded by the coding sequence ATGGCAAAATTGACACATATTGACGAACAGGGATCCGTAAAGATGGTGGATGTCACAGATAAAGATGTGACAGACCGCGAGGCGATCGCATCGGGCAAAATTGAAATGCGGCCCGAAACCCTGCAACTCATCACCGGGGGAAACATACCCAAAGGCAATGTGCTGGAAACCGCACGCATTGCGGGCATCATGGCTGCCAAGCGCACCTCTGACCTCATCCCAATGTGTCACCCGCTGGGCATTACGGGCGTCGAACTCAACTTTGAGACCGAAAACGCGAGCATTATAGTGCGTGCAACCGTGCGCGTACCCGACCGCACAGGTGTCGAAATGGAAGCGCTCACCGCGGTCAGTGTCGCCCTATTGACCATTTACGACATGTGCAAAGCAGTAGATCGCAACATGGTCATCGGAGAAATCTGTCTCTTACAAAAAAGTGGCGGACGCAGCGGAACTTATGTTCGCAAGGCTTGA
- a CDS encoding SDR family oxidoreductase: MSKTAIITGAGTGIGAGIAIAFAEAGYNLALVGRRIEPLEEIARQCGSANIEICAADVADRQAVQLLADQTVAAFGCIDILVNNAGINTKKRHLTDIADEDWDRVMEINLTGAFNAFRAVLPQMKAQNDGLVINVSSMAGKRAGMISGVAYCASKFGMAALNQSINVEFREAGIRACCIYPGEVDTPILDHRPNPVSDEKRAAALLPEDIAAAALMVAQMPDRVIVEEITIFPRRVVGR; encoded by the coding sequence ATGTCCAAGACAGCAATTATTACTGGCGCAGGTACCGGAATTGGTGCGGGCATTGCCATTGCATTTGCCGAAGCGGGCTATAATCTCGCACTCGTGGGTCGGCGTATAGAACCCCTTGAAGAGATAGCCCGGCAATGCGGCTCTGCCAATATCGAGATTTGCGCTGCCGATGTTGCCGACCGCCAGGCGGTTCAATTGCTTGCCGACCAAACGGTCGCGGCATTTGGTTGCATCGATATTTTAGTGAACAACGCGGGCATCAATACCAAAAAACGCCACTTGACCGATATTGCGGATGAAGACTGGGACCGCGTTATGGAGATCAATCTCACGGGTGCTTTTAATGCGTTTCGCGCTGTTTTGCCACAAATGAAAGCGCAAAATGACGGTCTGGTTATCAATGTCTCATCTATGGCTGGCAAAAGAGCGGGTATGATCAGTGGTGTGGCTTATTGCGCGTCCAAATTTGGCATGGCCGCGCTGAATCAATCGATTAATGTCGAGTTTCGAGAGGCGGGTATTCGCGCCTGCTGTATTTATCCCGGAGAAGTCGATACACCTATCTTAGACCACCGCCCCAATCCCGTTTCAGATGAAAAACGCGCGGCCGCTCTTTTGCCCGAAGACATTGCCGCAGCCGCACTTATGGTCGCTCAGATGCCAGACCGCGTCATTGTCGAAGAAATTACCATTTTTCCACGCCGCGTGGTTGGGAGATAG
- the rpmA gene encoding 50S ribosomal protein L27, translating to MAHKKGVGSSRNGRDSAGRRLGVKSPGGQVVSAGTIIMRQRGTKIHPGNNVKKGKDDTLYSVIDGRVKFEHLGKKRKKVSVYA from the coding sequence ATGGCACACAAAAAAGGTGTTGGCAGTTCGAGAAATGGCAGAGATAGCGCGGGAAGACGCCTGGGTGTGAAATCCCCTGGTGGTCAGGTTGTCTCTGCAGGGACGATTATTATGCGCCAGCGCGGCACAAAAATTCACCCGGGCAATAATGTTAAGAAGGGTAAAGACGATACGCTGTATTCGGTCATCGACGGGCGCGTCAAATTTGAGCATCTCGGTAAGAAGCGCAAGAAGGTGAGTGTTTACGCGTAA
- the rsmB gene encoding 16S rRNA (cytosine(967)-C(5))-methyltransferase RsmB codes for MSAASKTSRHIALDILCRVERGAYLDRLLDAQREHIRGPDGDLLHHLVRGTLTYRARLDHILTPYLKKSLSRQHAKLRNLLRLGVYQLQYLDRVPPYAVVSESVILARHILGEPVARLVNAVLRGVAENRKPVVFPDFDSDPVEYLAIMTSHPQWLVARWIKRYGVDETRALCEFNNAQPTLTIRPNALRTTSDALRDQLALEGIDTEFAASNLLAVSQVGHLFQSRAYCDGLFSVQGAGAAMVVPLLDPQPGEAVLDLCSAPGGKTTAMAERMKNRGFILATDLYPRRLEMLKKNTHRLGITCVYPLAVDARCLAVNRLFDRVLVDVPCSSLGILNHHPDLRWRKFDIHGLARLQRTLLDSAADYVRPGGVLVYSTCTLEPEENERVVEGFLSDHPGFRVTHPYLQLLPHQTGNDGVFAVRLKRSV; via the coding sequence ATGTCTGCCGCGTCAAAAACGTCGCGCCATATTGCATTGGATATCCTCTGTCGCGTTGAACGGGGCGCTTATCTCGACCGTTTGCTCGACGCGCAGCGCGAGCATATCCGCGGTCCCGATGGCGATTTGCTTCACCATCTCGTGCGGGGTACGCTGACCTATCGGGCGCGTCTCGACCATATTTTGACGCCCTATCTCAAAAAATCCCTGTCCAGACAGCACGCAAAACTCCGCAATCTCCTGCGCCTCGGTGTTTACCAACTCCAGTATCTCGACCGCGTGCCGCCTTATGCGGTTGTTTCTGAATCCGTTATTCTCGCCCGTCACATTCTCGGGGAGCCGGTCGCCAGACTGGTCAATGCGGTGTTGCGCGGTGTGGCCGAGAATCGCAAGCCTGTTGTTTTTCCCGATTTTGATAGCGATCCCGTTGAGTATCTCGCCATTATGACATCACATCCCCAATGGCTCGTCGCGCGGTGGATCAAACGCTATGGCGTGGATGAGACACGCGCCCTGTGTGAATTTAATAATGCCCAACCTACCCTGACCATTCGCCCCAATGCGTTGCGAACGACGTCCGATGCTTTGCGCGATCAACTCGCTCTCGAAGGGATTGACACCGAATTTGCAGCATCCAATCTCCTCGCTGTATCCCAGGTGGGTCATCTTTTTCAGAGCAGGGCTTATTGCGATGGTCTCTTTAGCGTTCAAGGCGCAGGGGCTGCAATGGTTGTTCCCCTGCTCGATCCCCAACCCGGCGAGGCTGTTCTCGATTTGTGCAGTGCGCCCGGCGGCAAAACCACTGCTATGGCCGAGCGTATGAAAAATCGGGGTTTTATTCTCGCTACAGATCTCTATCCGCGTCGCCTCGAAATGCTAAAAAAAAACACGCACCGACTCGGGATTACATGTGTTTACCCTCTCGCTGTCGATGCGCGTTGTCTGGCTGTGAATCGCTTATTTGATCGGGTTCTGGTCGATGTGCCCTGTTCCTCGCTGGGTATTCTGAATCACCATCCCGACCTGCGCTGGCGAAAATTCGATATTCACGGTCTTGCGCGCTTGCAGCGTACTCTTCTCGATAGCGCTGCCGATTACGTGCGCCCGGGCGGCGTTCTGGTTTACAGCACTTGCACGCTTGAACCGGAGGAAAATGAGCGCGTTGTCGAAGGCTTTTTAAGCGATCATCCGGGCTTTCGAGTGACCCATCCCTATTTGCAATTGCTGCCCCATCAAACTGGTAATGACGGTGTTTTTGCCGTGCGGTTGAAGCGCTCTGTTTAG
- a CDS encoding molybdopterin molybdotransferase MoeA: protein MIEMDDAIRIVMENTRPIDKIRVGLDDVLGRVLSEDVRSDIDMPPFDKALMDGYALQGADIASASSNTPVILDVIEEIPAGTVPQKRVECGQASQIMTGAPVPDGADTVIMVEDTEPHADAKKVRVLDTTETGRNIARLGEDVRVNQVVLQANTVIRPPEVGILAAVGHIHIEVYRQPVVGIVATGSEVVEPHHKPKPGQIRNSNGYSMVAQVLRSGAQARYLGIVEDDIHALIQTIGEGLETCDIVALSGGVSAGEYDLVQDGMRDLGVEVLFDRIRMKPGKPLTFGVKGPRQVFGLPGNPVSSVVGLELLMRPAIRKMQCMTDVHLPTVRTVLSADFRQTPGRKQFVPAHSVPSKNGIWESSWVGHHGSADLFSMARANSLFVVNAEDAHVRAGTELDLILLNSW from the coding sequence ATGATTGAAATGGACGACGCCATCCGCATTGTAATGGAAAATACCCGGCCAATTGACAAAATCCGCGTGGGATTGGACGACGTGCTCGGGCGCGTTTTATCCGAAGATGTGCGCTCAGATATCGATATGCCCCCCTTTGACAAAGCCCTCATGGATGGTTATGCCCTTCAGGGAGCAGATATCGCATCCGCATCCAGTAATACACCGGTCATACTCGATGTAATCGAAGAGATCCCAGCGGGCACAGTCCCGCAAAAGCGCGTAGAATGTGGGCAAGCCTCTCAAATTATGACAGGCGCACCCGTACCCGATGGCGCAGACACGGTAATTATGGTCGAAGACACAGAACCACACGCAGATGCCAAAAAGGTGCGCGTGCTCGACACCACGGAAACAGGCAGAAATATCGCCCGCCTCGGCGAAGATGTGCGCGTCAATCAGGTCGTATTACAGGCCAACACGGTCATACGCCCCCCCGAAGTTGGCATTCTCGCCGCTGTGGGACATATCCATATCGAGGTCTATCGCCAACCAGTAGTCGGCATCGTGGCAACCGGCAGCGAAGTGGTGGAACCACACCACAAACCCAAACCCGGTCAAATTCGAAATAGCAATGGGTACTCGATGGTCGCTCAAGTCTTGCGCTCGGGGGCGCAGGCGCGTTATCTCGGCATAGTAGAAGACGACATCCATGCCTTGATACAAACCATCGGCGAGGGTCTGGAGACCTGTGATATCGTCGCCCTATCGGGTGGTGTCTCCGCCGGCGAATACGATCTGGTGCAAGACGGCATGCGAGATCTGGGTGTCGAAGTACTATTTGACCGCATCCGCATGAAACCCGGCAAACCCCTGACATTTGGCGTAAAAGGTCCGCGACAGGTCTTTGGCTTACCCGGCAATCCAGTATCTTCTGTAGTCGGCCTGGAATTGCTCATGCGCCCTGCAATCAGAAAAATGCAGTGCATGACAGATGTACACCTCCCCACCGTCCGCACAGTGCTCAGTGCCGACTTTCGACAAACGCCCGGGCGAAAGCAATTTGTACCCGCGCACAGTGTTCCGAGCAAAAACGGCATATGGGAAAGCTCCTGGGTCGGGCACCACGGCTCGGCGGACCTGTTTTCAATGGCCCGCGCAAACAGCTTATTCGTGGTCAACGCCGAAGATGCCCATGTGCGTGCGGGAACTGAATTAGACCTCATTTTATTAAATAGCTGGTAA
- a CDS encoding sulfate adenylyltransferase, which translates to MSDTPLIAPHGGLSEPVNRLIVDVETFLSRANGLTRVPVSDADLSSVYRFGDGGLSPLTGPMDAQTYHRVLDESVIEVGGKCYAWTIPISLPVSSDLAKTLSIGQKVALENTSGETVAVLDISDIFEWDKTKYLQRVYLTDRTDHPGADMVLNGDADKTHLLGGEIQVLSQPKNPHFGQYVLSPREIRPLLTQKGWNRVVAFQTRNALHRAHEYALVYGLETLLRQGHNAGACLNPLVGETKSDDVNAEIRMQTYEALIASRGLGEGDSDVELWQKRGESVPDRVILLGLDIKMFYAGPKEAVMHAIYRQNFGFTDIIIGRKHADAPYHDGSAIWGDFDAQEIFDHLNGDLQIQPVNVGFAAYYESLGRVDLMEHHPDEQPVFISGSQVRDTLSNGEQVDPRIMRPSTSEILSKAMSAAA; encoded by the coding sequence ATGTCCGATACACCCCTGATTGCACCCCACGGTGGTCTATCCGAACCGGTCAATCGCCTGATAGTAGATGTTGAAACATTTTTATCCAGAGCAAACGGACTGACGCGTGTCCCGGTCAGCGATGCAGATCTATCCTCGGTCTATCGTTTTGGCGACGGCGGATTGAGTCCACTAACAGGACCAATGGATGCACAAACATATCATCGAGTACTCGACGAATCCGTCATCGAAGTGGGCGGCAAGTGCTATGCCTGGACGATCCCAATATCACTACCCGTGAGTTCCGACCTCGCCAAAACCCTTTCGATTGGGCAAAAAGTCGCATTGGAAAACACATCTGGCGAAACTGTGGCGGTACTGGACATCAGCGACATCTTTGAATGGGACAAAACCAAATATCTTCAGCGCGTATATTTAACGGACCGCACAGACCATCCCGGTGCCGACATGGTCCTGAATGGCGATGCCGACAAAACCCATCTCCTCGGCGGCGAAATTCAGGTACTATCCCAACCCAAAAATCCACATTTTGGACAATACGTCCTCAGCCCGCGTGAAATCAGACCCCTCCTGACACAAAAAGGCTGGAACCGCGTTGTGGCATTTCAAACGCGCAATGCCCTGCATCGGGCACACGAATACGCACTGGTATATGGTTTGGAAACCCTCCTGCGCCAGGGACACAACGCAGGCGCGTGCTTAAATCCCCTCGTGGGAGAAACCAAATCGGACGACGTGAACGCAGAGATTCGCATGCAAACTTACGAAGCACTCATCGCATCTCGGGGACTGGGCGAAGGGGATAGCGATGTGGAACTCTGGCAAAAACGCGGTGAATCTGTACCGGATAGAGTCATTTTGCTCGGGCTGGACATCAAAATGTTCTACGCCGGACCCAAAGAAGCCGTCATGCATGCCATTTATCGCCAAAACTTTGGATTTACCGACATCATTATCGGCCGCAAACACGCCGATGCCCCCTATCACGACGGCAGCGCGATCTGGGGAGACTTCGATGCACAGGAAATTTTTGATCATCTGAATGGCGACCTGCAAATTCAGCCCGTAAACGTGGGATTTGCCGCCTATTACGAATCACTTGGACGCGTGGATTTGATGGAACATCACCCCGATGAACAACCGGTCTTTATCTCAGGCTCTCAAGTGCGCGACACACTCAGCAACGGCGAACAAGTCGATCCCCGAATCATGCGCCCCAGCACATCGGAGATATTGAGCAAAGCCATGTCGGCAGCCGCATAA
- a CDS encoding sialidase family protein, with amino-acid sequence MKPHIPILPHYKTQEILIRAAEQKTLPYVKAPHLLFLDEHNVLIAYKRGTRHNTEPAADWEIFRYNPTTGTISDRKIVAHLDGFTIQNGEFVRFANGDIGLYVDPHFPNSKDKFGLLAYRSSDNGVHFEGGEKLGSINGTEYVYAFESLTEDETTWMLLTPYRHYRNNNPNVDVIRSDDNGKSWQFVANLTKAFGNAPINETSFLRYEDGYIFNTRGLDGIQRMHFTDRSFHLIREVNLTQTYKFIRAQIGRPRLFKRDGNYYFIGRNYMKSIRGMKLCLFKFDPESLDILTYAILDNYEGAVVPDGYYAMPYFTTRAEKVYFNIITYKSLHLRESPPDLIRLEFKWDELR; translated from the coding sequence ATGAAACCTCATATCCCCATTCTACCTCATTACAAAACCCAGGAAATCCTGATACGAGCCGCAGAACAAAAGACACTGCCTTATGTGAAAGCCCCACACCTCTTGTTTCTGGACGAGCATAATGTCCTGATCGCCTACAAACGCGGCACCCGGCACAACACAGAACCAGCCGCCGACTGGGAGATATTTCGCTACAATCCCACCACGGGGACAATTTCGGATCGGAAAATTGTCGCGCACCTGGATGGATTCACGATCCAGAACGGAGAATTTGTCCGATTCGCCAATGGCGATATTGGCCTGTACGTAGATCCCCATTTCCCAAATTCCAAAGACAAATTCGGGCTTCTTGCATATCGGTCTTCGGACAATGGCGTGCATTTTGAAGGCGGGGAAAAACTCGGCTCCATCAACGGTACGGAATATGTCTATGCCTTTGAATCTCTGACAGAGGACGAAACGACCTGGATGCTCCTGACGCCCTACCGGCATTATCGAAATAACAATCCCAATGTGGATGTGATTCGATCCGATGACAATGGGAAAAGTTGGCAGTTTGTAGCTAACCTCACAAAAGCCTTTGGCAACGCCCCCATCAATGAAACATCCTTCCTGCGATATGAAGACGGATACATCTTCAACACACGAGGTCTGGACGGCATCCAGCGAATGCATTTTACCGATAGATCGTTCCACTTAATCAGAGAAGTGAACCTGACACAGACCTACAAATTCATACGCGCCCAGATAGGCAGACCGCGACTTTTCAAGCGAGATGGCAACTACTACTTTATCGGTAGAAATTACATGAAATCGATACGCGGCATGAAACTGTGTCTATTCAAATTTGATCCCGAATCACTCGACATCCTCACCTATGCCATACTGGACAATTACGAAGGCGCAGTTGTACCCGACGGGTATTATGCGATGCCTTATTTCACAACGCGCGCCGAAAAAGTGTATTTCAATATCATAACCTATAAATCCCTCCACCTGCGCGAATCGCCCCCAGATCTCATCCGCCTGGAATTCAAGTGGGATGAATTGCGTTGA
- a CDS encoding sulfatase-like hydrolase/transferase: MTDRPNILVIMTDQQRATASHLYGNTFCQTPSMERLADSGVLFENAITPHPLCVPARISFWTSQFPHSHGGRRNQTLMPAGAEHAWQLWKAEGYATGLIGKNHCFEQEEDLALFDVWNPGTHGGSGEETRGMDWFRPAEGRRKVAAENRQLAHQNPRFSYGTSELPLEDHSTGLIAGQTTRFIEKYQDQPFALWVSFPDPHESWLCPAEYAALFPPENIDLPPWRNGEFDDERAPERNRVLYQMLGMHRDPIEDVYGVMASYFGMVRFIDDALGQILDKLDALGLREQTIVVFCSDHGDFMGEHAMQCKGGVFYDSLTRVPLIVSWPGQVTAGVRDQSMANLIDVVPTLLHLQGLAQPHAMHGIPLPTVTAAAPRDATFSEYGSGGPLFTMPDLEKLPQPWGRKTLIDTLQWREAAGRCKMVRTREWKYVHDPMGDRDELYDLVADPGELVNVIDEDQHRDALAAMRLRLADWSINTEDARPVPPPDSRHYELV; this comes from the coding sequence ATGACTGACCGCCCCAACATCCTGGTAATCATGACCGATCAACAGCGCGCCACGGCCAGCCATCTCTACGGCAACACCTTTTGCCAAACCCCGTCGATGGAACGCCTAGCAGATAGCGGGGTTCTCTTTGAAAACGCCATCACCCCGCACCCCCTCTGCGTGCCAGCGCGCATCTCATTTTGGACTTCGCAATTTCCCCACTCGCACGGGGGCCGACGCAACCAGACCTTGATGCCAGCCGGTGCCGAACACGCCTGGCAACTCTGGAAAGCAGAGGGCTACGCCACGGGCCTGATCGGCAAAAACCACTGCTTCGAACAGGAGGAGGATTTGGCCCTCTTCGACGTGTGGAACCCCGGTACCCACGGTGGTAGCGGCGAAGAGACGCGGGGCATGGACTGGTTCCGCCCGGCAGAAGGCCGACGCAAGGTCGCCGCCGAAAATCGCCAGCTCGCCCATCAGAACCCCCGCTTCAGCTACGGCACCTCCGAGTTGCCGTTGGAGGATCACTCCACCGGCCTGATCGCCGGACAGACGACGCGCTTTATCGAAAAGTACCAAGACCAACCCTTTGCCCTGTGGGTCTCCTTTCCCGATCCACACGAGTCCTGGCTGTGTCCGGCCGAGTACGCGGCCTTGTTTCCGCCCGAAAATATTGACCTTCCCCCCTGGCGCAACGGCGAATTCGACGACGAGCGCGCACCCGAACGCAACCGCGTGCTCTACCAGATGCTGGGGATGCACCGCGATCCAATTGAAGACGTTTACGGCGTTATGGCCTCGTATTTTGGCATGGTGCGCTTTATCGACGACGCACTCGGCCAAATACTCGACAAACTCGACGCACTGGGGCTGCGAGAGCAAACAATTGTGGTCTTTTGTTCGGACCACGGCGACTTTATGGGAGAACACGCCATGCAGTGCAAAGGCGGGGTCTTCTACGACAGCCTGACGCGGGTGCCGCTGATCGTCTCCTGGCCCGGACAGGTCACCGCCGGGGTGCGCGATCAAAGCATGGCCAATCTGATTGATGTCGTGCCCACGTTGCTACACTTGCAAGGGCTGGCGCAGCCGCATGCCATGCACGGAATACCCCTACCCACTGTAACCGCAGCCGCACCCAGGGACGCGACCTTTTCCGAATACGGAAGCGGGGGACCGCTCTTTACCATGCCCGACCTGGAAAAGCTACCTCAACCCTGGGGCCGCAAAACCCTGATTGACACCTTGCAGTGGCGCGAGGCAGCCGGTCGGTGCAAAATGGTCCGCACCCGTGAGTGGAAGTACGTCCACGACCCCATGGGAGACCGCGACGAACTCTACGACCTCGTCGCCGATCCAGGCGAACTGGTCAATGTAATCGACGAAGATCAACATCGCGACGCCCTCGCCGCCATGCGACTGCGACTGGCCGACTGGAGCATCAACACCGAAGATGCCCGGCCAGTGCCTCCACCTGACTCCAGACACTACGAGTTGGTCTAA
- a CDS encoding leucine-rich repeat domain-containing protein, with product MRPFPIYIMLVFLLFSCGKNSTGPEQSLAADRDVLVALYNATNGANWTNKTNWLSDSDLSTWHGITVSNERVIALDLANNNLTGELPGALGKLSDLKTLNLSNNQLHGPIPSELGNLSNLTDLYLSRNALSGSIPSELSNLSNLTGLYLDQNGLTGPLPQSLTNLTNLKEFIFQDTELCAPLNAAFQTWLQGIPFFLGTNCQ from the coding sequence ATGCGACCATTTCCCATTTACATTATGCTGGTATTTCTCCTTTTCAGTTGTGGGAAGAACAGCACGGGACCAGAACAGTCACTGGCGGCAGACCGCGATGTACTGGTAGCCCTGTACAACGCAACCAACGGAGCAAACTGGACGAACAAAACAAATTGGCTGAGCGATAGTGATCTTTCGACCTGGCATGGCATCACGGTTTCTAATGAACGGGTCATAGCCCTGGACCTCGCCAACAATAATCTAACGGGCGAACTTCCCGGGGCATTGGGCAAATTGTCCGACCTCAAAACATTAAATCTTTCCAACAATCAGTTGCATGGCCCAATCCCCTCCGAATTGGGCAATCTGTCCAACCTCACGGACCTGTATCTTTCCAGAAATGCATTGAGCGGATCAATCCCCTCTGAATTGAGCAATCTGTCCAACCTCACGGGACTGTATCTCGACCAGAATGGCCTGACGGGTCCACTTCCCCAAAGCCTGACAAACCTGACGAATCTAAAGGAATTCATCTTTCAAGACACGGAGCTATGCGCGCCGCTCAATGCTGCCTTTCAGACATGGCTTCAAGGCATACCCTTTTTTCTTGGTACCAACTGCCAGTAG
- the rplU gene encoding 50S ribosomal protein L21 translates to MYAVVDIAGSQYKVQEGDHIRVARLDAEAGDSLTLPDVLLLGGSDEIKVGTPQVEGAAVEVSVKGHSLADKVTVFKMKRRKNYRRKRGHRQSYTDLQVEKIVAES, encoded by the coding sequence ATGTATGCAGTGGTCGATATTGCTGGCAGCCAATACAAGGTGCAAGAGGGCGATCATATCCGCGTGGCCCGGCTCGATGCCGAGGCGGGGGATTCACTCACTTTGCCCGATGTGTTGCTCTTAGGTGGCAGCGATGAAATCAAAGTGGGTACGCCTCAAGTTGAAGGGGCTGCCGTCGAAGTGAGTGTTAAAGGGCATAGTCTTGCAGATAAAGTCACGGTTTTTAAGATGAAGCGCCGCAAAAATTACCGGCGCAAGAGAGGGCATCGGCAATCTTATACCGATCTTCAGGTTGAAAAAATTGTAGCGGAAAGCTAA